In Priestia megaterium NBRC 15308 = ATCC 14581, the following proteins share a genomic window:
- the ilvA gene encoding threonine ammonia-lyase IlvA — MKQQVDNRTKHVHLEDIMIANQLIKDVVVHTPLQRNDVLSERYECNIYLKREDLQVVRSFKIRGAYNRIKKLSPEELENGIACASAGNHAQGVAYACRHLNIDGKIFMPSTTPRQKINQVKFLGKDNVKVVLIGDTFDDSYEQAIACSEEEHRTFIHPFNDVDVIAGQGTVAVEMFNDCEDEIDYVFAGIGGGGLISGVGTYVKSISPQTAVIGVEPAGAPGMQTSLANGNVVTLPAIDPFVDGAAVKTVGTLPYDISKELVDDIVVVPEGKVCTTILSLYNENAIVAEPAGALSIAALDSYREQIKGKTVVCVISGGNNDIGRMQEIKERSMIYEGLQHYFIVNFPQRAGALREFLDEVLGPTDDISRFEYTKKNNKDSGPALVGIELKHKEDYYPLINRMDKKGFPYTEINKESNLFHLFI, encoded by the coding sequence ATGAAACAACAAGTAGATAATCGAACAAAACACGTACATTTAGAGGACATCATGATTGCAAATCAATTGATTAAAGATGTTGTTGTGCATACACCACTACAGCGTAATGACGTTTTGTCTGAACGATATGAATGTAATATCTATTTAAAACGTGAGGATTTACAGGTGGTGCGCTCATTTAAAATTCGCGGTGCGTACAATCGAATCAAAAAGTTATCCCCAGAAGAATTAGAAAATGGAATTGCCTGTGCAAGTGCAGGAAACCACGCACAAGGTGTAGCATATGCGTGCCGTCATTTAAACATCGATGGTAAAATCTTTATGCCGAGCACAACGCCGCGCCAAAAAATTAATCAAGTGAAATTTTTAGGCAAAGATAACGTAAAGGTCGTACTAATCGGAGATACGTTTGATGATTCTTATGAACAAGCTATTGCATGCAGTGAAGAGGAACATCGAACATTTATTCACCCATTTAATGATGTAGACGTTATTGCAGGACAGGGTACAGTAGCCGTTGAAATGTTCAATGACTGTGAAGATGAAATTGACTACGTATTTGCGGGTATCGGCGGGGGCGGATTAATTTCCGGTGTCGGCACATACGTAAAAAGCATCTCGCCTCAAACAGCTGTGATTGGGGTAGAACCAGCAGGCGCGCCTGGTATGCAGACATCTTTAGCAAATGGAAATGTAGTGACGCTACCGGCAATCGATCCATTTGTAGACGGAGCAGCTGTTAAAACAGTTGGAACGCTTCCGTATGACATCAGTAAAGAACTTGTGGACGATATTGTAGTTGTTCCTGAAGGCAAGGTTTGTACAACCATTTTATCTCTATACAATGAAAATGCGATTGTAGCAGAACCAGCAGGAGCTCTTTCGATTGCTGCTCTTGACTCATACCGTGAGCAAATTAAAGGGAAAACGGTTGTTTGCGTCATCAGCGGAGGAAACAATGACATTGGACGTATGCAAGAAATCAAAGAACGTTCAATGATTTATGAAGGATTACAGCATTATTTTATCGTTAATTTTCCTCAGCGCGCAGGAGCTCTTCGTGAGTTTCTAGACGAAGTGCTTGGACCGACAGACGATATTTCGCGCTTTGAGTATACGAAAAAGAATAACAAAGACAGCGGACCGGCACTTGTGGGAATTGAGCTTAAGCATAAAGAAGATTATTATCCACTGATTAATC